One genomic region from Curtobacterium sp. 9128 encodes:
- a CDS encoding ATP-binding cassette domain-containing protein, translating into MIEFRQVRKTYPDGTAAVERFDLVIPSRTTTVFVGSSGCGKTTLLRMINRMVDPTAGSVSIDGEDVAGVDPVKLRRSIGYVMQNAGLLPHRKVADNIATVPLLTGVSKQEARARALELMDTVGLDRAFADRYPSQLSGGQQQRVGVARGLAVDPNILLMDEPFGAVDPLVRNDLQDELIRLQRELGKTVVFVTHDIDEAFKLGDQVVILKKGGEIAQLGTPAEILSEPADDFVANFIGAGRGRRALRVEQTPTGPIVVDGDGRAAGVLTGPVPVVDAASAVPQPAGPDAAHRDSV; encoded by the coding sequence ATGATCGAGTTCCGCCAGGTGCGCAAGACGTACCCGGACGGCACGGCCGCAGTCGAGCGGTTCGACCTCGTCATCCCATCACGCACCACGACGGTCTTCGTCGGGTCGAGTGGTTGCGGGAAGACGACGCTGCTCCGCATGATCAACCGGATGGTCGACCCCACTGCCGGGTCCGTCTCCATCGACGGCGAGGACGTCGCAGGCGTCGACCCGGTGAAGCTCCGCCGCAGCATCGGCTACGTGATGCAGAATGCGGGCCTGCTGCCGCACCGCAAGGTCGCGGACAACATCGCGACCGTGCCGCTGCTCACCGGTGTGTCGAAGCAGGAAGCCCGCGCGCGGGCGCTCGAGCTGATGGACACCGTCGGACTCGACCGCGCCTTCGCCGACCGCTACCCGTCGCAGCTGTCGGGTGGCCAGCAGCAGCGCGTCGGTGTCGCCCGCGGGCTCGCCGTCGACCCGAACATCCTGCTGATGGACGAGCCGTTCGGCGCGGTGGACCCGCTGGTCCGCAACGACCTGCAGGACGAGCTCATCCGGCTCCAGCGCGAGCTCGGCAAGACGGTCGTGTTCGTGACCCACGACATCGACGAGGCGTTCAAGCTCGGTGACCAGGTCGTCATCCTGAAGAAGGGCGGCGAGATCGCGCAGCTCGGGACACCGGCCGAGATCCTCTCGGAACCGGCGGACGACTTCGTGGCGAACTTCATCGGCGCCGGACGTGGTCGTCGAGCGCTCCGTGTGGAGCAGACGCCCACCGGACCCATCGTGGTCGACGGGGACGGACGTGCCGCCGGTGTGCTCACCGGTCCGGTCCCGGTCGTCGACGCGGCGTCCGCGGTGCCGCAGCCGGCCGGGCCGGACGCCGCACACCGGGACAGCGTGTGA
- a CDS encoding ABC transporter permease subunit, which produces MNWVTGNLDTITSNLIAHVWLSIPPIVISFVLSVPIGLLVNRLRKGRRGARATGSTIIVVASLLYAIPSFPLFLALPPLLGTNILDPANVVIALTIYGVALMARSAADALDAVDPAVLNAAAAMGYSPVQRFFRVELPLAGPVLLAGIRVVAVSTVSLVTVGALLGIPNLGFLLTDGLKRGISVEILTGIVLTIVLALVIDGLLVLIGRIVMPWTRGGSRDAKRIRRRAAADVRTGEVSA; this is translated from the coding sequence GTGAACTGGGTCACCGGCAACCTCGACACGATCACGTCGAACCTGATCGCGCACGTCTGGCTGTCGATCCCGCCGATCGTCATCAGCTTCGTGCTCTCGGTGCCGATCGGCCTGCTCGTGAACCGCCTGCGCAAGGGTCGCCGAGGTGCACGGGCGACCGGTTCGACGATCATCGTCGTGGCGAGCCTGCTCTACGCCATCCCGTCCTTCCCGCTCTTCCTCGCCTTGCCGCCGTTGCTCGGGACGAACATCCTCGACCCGGCGAACGTCGTCATCGCGCTGACGATCTACGGTGTCGCCCTGATGGCGCGCTCGGCGGCCGACGCGCTCGACGCCGTCGACCCCGCGGTGCTGAACGCCGCGGCGGCCATGGGGTACTCGCCCGTGCAGCGGTTCTTCCGCGTCGAACTGCCCCTCGCCGGCCCCGTGCTCCTCGCCGGCATCCGGGTCGTCGCGGTCAGTACGGTGAGCCTCGTCACGGTCGGTGCGCTCCTCGGGATCCCGAACCTCGGGTTCCTGCTCACCGACGGCCTCAAGCGCGGCATCAGTGTCGAGATCCTGACCGGCATCGTGCTGACGATCGTCCTGGCGCTCGTCATCGACGGGCTCCTGGTGCTCATCGGACGCATCGTGATGCCGTGGACCCGCGGTGGCAGCCGTGATGCCAAGCGCATCCGGCGTCGTGCGGCGGCGGACGTCCGTACCGGGGAGGTGTCCGCGTGA
- a CDS encoding ABC transporter permease, protein MNLFAGAIAWIFDPANSVGANGIPVRLWEHVWITLLTIVIACAIAVPLGLVIGHTGRGKSLAVGFSGGVRALPTLGLLTILALWIGLGIEAPLISLVILAIPSILAGTYSGLEAIDRVTIDAAKAQGMTTWQLLTKVEIPLGLPLIVGGIRAAVLQVIATATLAAYINAGGLGGYAFSGLANQDYEEVLGGSLLVIALAIVFEIVFAVLQRLAVPAGITAASAGDGRRDADRSESRASTPLEGTLQ, encoded by the coding sequence GTGAACCTCTTCGCCGGCGCCATCGCCTGGATCTTCGACCCCGCCAACTCCGTCGGGGCGAACGGCATCCCCGTCCGCCTCTGGGAGCACGTGTGGATCACGCTGCTCACCATCGTCATCGCCTGCGCCATCGCGGTGCCCCTCGGCCTCGTGATCGGGCACACCGGGCGTGGCAAGAGCCTCGCCGTGGGGTTCTCCGGCGGGGTCAGGGCGCTCCCCACGCTCGGCCTGCTGACGATCCTCGCCCTGTGGATCGGGCTCGGCATCGAAGCGCCGCTCATCTCGCTCGTCATCCTGGCGATCCCGTCGATCCTGGCCGGTACGTACTCCGGCCTCGAGGCGATCGACCGCGTGACCATCGACGCGGCCAAGGCGCAGGGCATGACCACGTGGCAGCTGCTGACGAAGGTGGAGATCCCGCTCGGGCTCCCGCTGATCGTCGGCGGCATCCGTGCCGCGGTGCTCCAGGTCATCGCGACCGCCACGCTCGCCGCCTACATCAACGCGGGCGGTCTCGGCGGGTACGCGTTCTCCGGGCTCGCCAACCAGGACTACGAAGAGGTCCTCGGCGGTTCGCTCCTGGTGATCGCACTCGCCATCGTCTTCGAGATCGTGTTCGCCGTCCTGCAGCGGCTCGCGGTGCCGGCGGGTATCACCGCCGCCTCCGCGGGTGATGGACGGCGCGACGCTGACCGCTCGGAAAGTCGGGCATCAACCCCCTTGGAAGGAACCCTCCAGTGA
- a CDS encoding ABC transporter substrate-binding protein, whose product MTTARTKRLGATIAVATAAAIALAGCSSGDPLSSGGGSGSSDTITVGSQAYPSNEIIAELYAQELEKAGFTVTKKLNIGQRKAYWPEVAKGNIDVFPEYNGNLLNYLLQSDDKDTTTETTTDGINAALKDELPSGVKALPSADASDSDTYTVTQELADKYDLKSIGDLAKIGGTISIAANPEFATAAYGPTGLKAKYGITGEVNQQNDSGGPLTVKAIKDGDSQVADIYSASASIATEKLVTLEDPKNLVPVNNVTPIVSSKLDSKATAAIEKVNKVLTTDALIELDRQNSVEQKSAASVAKAFLQDKGLL is encoded by the coding sequence GTGACCACTGCACGCACCAAGCGCCTCGGCGCGACCATCGCGGTCGCGACCGCCGCCGCGATCGCCCTCGCGGGCTGCTCGTCAGGCGACCCGCTCTCCTCCGGCGGCGGCTCCGGCTCGTCGGACACCATCACCGTCGGCTCGCAGGCCTACCCGTCGAACGAGATCATCGCGGAGCTCTACGCCCAGGAACTCGAGAAGGCCGGCTTCACCGTCACCAAGAAGCTCAACATCGGACAGCGCAAGGCCTACTGGCCCGAGGTCGCCAAGGGCAACATCGACGTGTTCCCGGAGTACAACGGCAACCTGCTGAACTACCTCCTGCAGTCCGACGACAAGGACACGACGACGGAGACCACGACGGACGGCATCAACGCCGCCCTGAAGGACGAACTGCCCTCCGGCGTCAAGGCCCTGCCGTCCGCGGACGCATCCGACTCGGACACGTACACGGTCACGCAGGAGCTCGCCGACAAGTACGACCTCAAGTCGATCGGCGACCTCGCCAAGATCGGCGGCACCATCTCGATCGCGGCGAACCCCGAGTTCGCCACGGCTGCGTACGGCCCGACCGGCCTGAAGGCGAAGTACGGCATCACCGGTGAGGTCAACCAGCAGAACGACTCCGGTGGCCCGCTCACGGTCAAGGCGATCAAGGACGGCGACTCGCAGGTCGCCGACATCTACTCGGCCAGCGCGTCGATCGCCACCGAGAAGCTCGTCACGCTCGAGGACCCGAAGAACCTCGTGCCGGTGAACAACGTCACGCCCATCGTGTCGTCGAAGCTGGACTCGAAGGCGACCGCGGCGATCGAGAAGGTCAACAAGGTGCTCACCACGGACGCGCTCATCGAGCTCGACCGTCAGAACTCCGTGGAGCAGAAGTCCGCGGCATCGGTGGCCAAGGCCTTCCTGCAGGACAAGGGTCTGCTCTAG
- a CDS encoding cytochrome ubiquinol oxidase subunit I codes for MNDILDPLILSRWQFGLTTIYHFLFVPLTIGMAVVVATFQTAWYRTGRAHYLQLTRFFGRIFLINFAMGVVTGIVQEFQFGMNWSNYSRFVGDVFGAPLALEGILAFFFEAAFIGVWIFGWDRLPKGLHLASMWCVSAGTIMSAYFIIAANAFMQHPVGYVINEAKGRAELTDIWAVLTNKVALAAFPHTLFACFMVAAGVIISVASYHLARNQNLETMMPALKFGLWTMVAAGALTVLTGDQLGLTMVDTQPMKMAAAEALYNTATGKDASFSIFTLGTPDGVHELFSIRVPYLLSFLSTHTFNGTVEGINDLQAQYTQVYGPGDYKPIIWVTYWSFRWMIALGVGAVLVALAGLWLTRKGRFPTQRWVWRIATWAVPLPMAAMIVGWIFTEMGRQPWLVFGLLKTADGVSPNVTGVEVLISLVVFTLIYGALAVVEFRLIKKVAQEGPAAPAPVDEETGEVKHEVTVY; via the coding sequence ATGAACGACATCCTCGATCCGCTCATCCTGTCCAGGTGGCAGTTCGGGCTGACCACCATCTACCACTTCCTCTTCGTCCCGTTGACGATCGGCATGGCCGTGGTCGTCGCGACGTTCCAGACGGCGTGGTACCGCACCGGTCGGGCGCACTACCTGCAGCTCACCCGGTTCTTCGGCCGGATCTTCCTCATCAACTTCGCGATGGGCGTCGTGACGGGCATCGTGCAGGAGTTCCAGTTCGGCATGAACTGGTCGAACTACTCCCGGTTCGTCGGGGACGTCTTCGGGGCCCCGCTCGCGCTCGAGGGGATCCTCGCCTTTTTCTTCGAGGCGGCGTTCATCGGCGTCTGGATCTTCGGGTGGGACCGGTTGCCCAAGGGTCTGCACCTCGCGAGCATGTGGTGCGTCAGCGCCGGGACGATCATGTCGGCGTACTTCATCATCGCCGCAAACGCGTTCATGCAGCACCCCGTCGGCTACGTCATCAACGAAGCCAAGGGTCGCGCGGAACTCACCGACATCTGGGCGGTGCTGACGAACAAGGTCGCACTGGCCGCGTTCCCGCACACGCTCTTCGCGTGCTTCATGGTGGCTGCCGGCGTGATCATCTCGGTCGCGTCGTACCACCTGGCGCGCAACCAGAACCTCGAGACGATGATGCCGGCGCTGAAGTTCGGCCTCTGGACGATGGTCGCCGCCGGTGCGCTGACCGTCCTCACCGGCGACCAGCTCGGGCTGACGATGGTCGACACACAGCCGATGAAGATGGCCGCGGCCGAGGCGCTGTACAACACGGCGACCGGCAAGGACGCCTCGTTCTCGATCTTCACGCTCGGCACACCGGACGGCGTGCACGAGCTGTTCTCGATCCGTGTGCCGTACCTGCTGTCGTTCCTCTCGACCCACACCTTCAACGGCACGGTCGAGGGCATCAACGACCTGCAGGCGCAGTACACGCAGGTGTACGGCCCCGGTGACTACAAGCCGATCATCTGGGTGACGTACTGGTCGTTCCGCTGGATGATCGCCCTCGGTGTCGGCGCGGTCCTCGTCGCCCTCGCCGGGCTGTGGCTGACCCGCAAGGGCCGCTTCCCGACGCAGCGCTGGGTGTGGCGGATCGCCACCTGGGCGGTGCCGCTGCCGATGGCCGCGATGATCGTCGGCTGGATCTTCACCGAGATGGGCCGGCAACCGTGGCTCGTGTTCGGGCTCCTCAAGACCGCTGACGGGGTGTCCCCGAACGTGACCGGGGTCGAGGTCCTCATCTCGCTCGTCGTCTTCACACTGATCTACGGCGCGCTGGCGGTGGTGGAGTTCCGGCTCATCAAGAAGGTGGCGCAAGAAGGCCCCGCTGCTCCGGCACCGGTGGACGAGGAGACCGGCGAGGTCAAGCACGAAGTGACGGTGTACTGA
- the cydB gene encoding cytochrome d ubiquinol oxidase subunit II, which yields MDLPVLWFAIVGVFFVGYFVLDGFDFGVGMALPFLGKDDTDRRVMINTIGPVWDLNETWVIVAGACLFAAFPEWYATMFSGFYLALLLILAALIARGVSFEYRHQNKQLQWKRSFDLMIIVGSAVPSFLWGVAFGNVVRGIPMDSGHNYTGTLFDLLNPFALLTGLATLLVFFTHGVVFIALKTEGDIRDRAKRLATRAGIVTIVVAAAFLVSMAFVRATPASLVLSVVAALALVLAVLCNAWGKEGRAFTLMAVTIAAVVLAMFTAIFPNVMPASNDVARSLTVYNASSGTYTLTVMSWVALIFVPLVFAYQAWTYWVFRKRVSRAQVTAAAH from the coding sequence ATGGACCTCCCCGTTCTCTGGTTCGCCATCGTCGGCGTCTTCTTCGTCGGCTACTTCGTGCTCGACGGGTTCGACTTCGGCGTCGGCATGGCCCTGCCGTTCCTCGGCAAGGACGACACCGACCGTCGCGTCATGATCAACACGATCGGCCCCGTCTGGGACCTCAACGAGACCTGGGTCATCGTGGCCGGCGCCTGCCTGTTCGCGGCGTTCCCGGAGTGGTACGCCACGATGTTCTCCGGGTTCTACCTGGCGCTGCTGCTGATCCTCGCGGCGCTCATCGCCCGTGGGGTCTCGTTCGAGTACCGCCACCAGAACAAGCAGCTGCAGTGGAAGCGTTCGTTCGACCTGATGATCATCGTCGGCAGCGCCGTGCCGTCGTTCCTCTGGGGCGTCGCGTTCGGCAACGTGGTCCGCGGGATCCCGATGGACTCCGGGCACAACTACACGGGCACGCTGTTCGACCTGCTCAACCCGTTCGCGCTCCTGACCGGGCTCGCGACGCTGCTGGTGTTCTTCACGCATGGCGTCGTCTTCATCGCGCTGAAGACCGAGGGAGACATCCGCGACCGTGCGAAGCGGCTGGCCACCAGGGCCGGCATCGTGACGATCGTCGTCGCGGCGGCGTTCCTCGTGTCGATGGCGTTCGTCCGGGCCACCCCGGCGTCGCTGGTGCTCTCCGTCGTCGCCGCGCTCGCGCTCGTCCTCGCGGTGCTCTGCAACGCATGGGGCAAGGAGGGCCGGGCGTTCACGCTGATGGCGGTCACGATCGCCGCGGTGGTGCTCGCGATGTTCACGGCGATCTTCCCGAACGTGATGCCCGCCTCGAACGACGTGGCACGGAGCCTCACGGTCTACAACGCATCGAGTGGCACGTACACGCTGACGGTCATGAGCTGGGTCGCACTGATCTTCGTCCCGCTCGTGTTCGCCTACCAGGCGTGGACGTACTGGGTGTTCCGCAAGCGCGTCTCGCGGGCGCAGGTCACCGCGGCCGCCCACTAG
- the cydD gene encoding thiol reductant ABC exporter subunit CydD, protein MKPLDPRLLRLSRSARGFIVAAAGTGVLRTLATIAIAWGIAAAVTEVVDAVHHGGVVPTEFVPTLALLGGAFVVRAVAAWATDDLAARAAATVKSELRRTVLARAAERGPGWLAERSSAGFATTLGPGLDALDAYFGRYLPQLALTAIATPVLLVAIGLGDLTSGLVVLCALPVIPVFMILIGLATQSLQRKQSDALARLGGAFLEAVEGLATLKVFGRARRQVGRIGTVTDQYRRGTLGVLRLSFVSGFALELAASLSVALVAVSIGIRLVDGSLGLGAAMFVLVLAPEAFAPIRQVGADFHAAQDGVEASAAVLDVLDDDRTPAAAPPTPAAATDLVLRGVAVRRQDVVIGPVDLDARPGTVLALVGPSGAGKSSLIAAIRGAVPHDGTVVVPGPAGSTVDDRIAWADQRARLVRGTIAENVALSQQPHDDDVLTALGDAGLGLDPSLQIGAGGAGLSGGQAQRVAVARALYRHRRSGTRLVLLDEPTSALDADAEAHLITTMRRLAADGAVVVVASHRPAVVAAADVRVDVAASGAVAVLGAHA, encoded by the coding sequence ATGAAGCCGCTCGACCCGCGTCTGCTCCGCCTCTCACGCTCGGCGCGCGGCTTCATCGTCGCCGCGGCCGGGACGGGGGTCCTCCGCACGCTCGCGACCATCGCGATCGCGTGGGGGATCGCCGCAGCCGTCACCGAGGTGGTCGACGCCGTGCACCACGGCGGCGTCGTCCCCACGGAGTTCGTGCCGACGCTGGCGCTGCTCGGCGGTGCGTTCGTCGTGCGCGCCGTGGCGGCGTGGGCGACGGACGACCTCGCCGCACGGGCCGCAGCGACCGTGAAGAGCGAGCTGCGCCGCACCGTGCTGGCGCGGGCGGCCGAACGCGGACCCGGGTGGCTCGCGGAACGGTCGAGCGCCGGCTTCGCGACGACGCTCGGTCCGGGGCTCGACGCCCTCGACGCCTACTTCGGGCGCTACCTGCCCCAGCTCGCGCTCACGGCGATCGCGACCCCGGTGCTGCTCGTCGCGATCGGTCTCGGCGACCTGACGAGCGGGCTCGTCGTCCTCTGCGCGCTGCCGGTCATCCCGGTCTTCATGATCCTCATCGGTCTCGCCACGCAGTCGTTGCAGCGGAAGCAGTCCGACGCGCTGGCGCGACTCGGCGGTGCGTTCCTCGAGGCCGTCGAGGGCCTCGCCACGCTGAAGGTGTTCGGTCGTGCGCGTCGGCAGGTCGGCCGCATCGGCACCGTCACGGACCAGTACCGACGCGGGACCCTCGGCGTGCTGCGGTTGTCGTTCGTGAGCGGCTTCGCGCTCGAGCTCGCCGCCAGCCTCTCGGTCGCCCTCGTCGCGGTGTCGATCGGCATCCGACTCGTGGACGGCTCGCTCGGTCTCGGCGCCGCGATGTTCGTCCTGGTGCTGGCGCCAGAGGCGTTCGCGCCGATCCGGCAGGTCGGCGCCGACTTCCACGCCGCGCAGGACGGCGTCGAGGCGTCGGCAGCCGTGCTCGACGTGCTCGACGACGACCGCACGCCGGCTGCTGCTCCGCCGACGCCGGCCGCCGCCACCGACCTCGTGCTCCGCGGCGTGGCCGTCAGGCGCCAGGACGTGGTGATCGGGCCCGTCGACCTCGACGCCCGCCCCGGCACGGTCCTCGCGCTCGTCGGTCCGAGCGGTGCCGGCAAGTCGAGCCTCATCGCGGCGATCCGCGGTGCCGTGCCGCACGACGGCACGGTCGTCGTCCCCGGTCCGGCCGGTTCCACCGTGGACGACCGGATCGCGTGGGCCGACCAACGCGCGCGACTCGTCCGCGGCACCATCGCCGAGAACGTGGCCCTCAGCCAGCAGCCCCACGACGACGACGTGCTGACCGCGCTCGGTGACGCGGGGCTGGGACTCGACCCGAGCCTCCAGATCGGTGCAGGCGGAGCCGGACTGTCCGGCGGACAGGCGCAGCGCGTCGCCGTCGCCCGAGCGCTCTACCGGCACCGTCGGTCCGGTACCCGCCTCGTGCTCCTCGACGAACCGACGTCCGCACTCGACGCCGACGCGGAGGCGCATCTGATCACGACGATGCGGCGGCTCGCCGCCGACGGCGCGGTGGTCGTCGTCGCGAGCCACCGGCCGGCGGTCGTCGCCGCGGCCGACGTCCGCGTCGACGTCGCCGCGAGCGGTGCCGTCGCGGTCCTCGGAGCGCACGCGTGA
- the cydC gene encoding thiol reductant ABC exporter subunit CydC, protein MTGQEARGGSVLRLAMPRGAGWGKAVASGSLSALCAVALLAASGYLITRAAEHPPILYLTLVMVGVRAFALGRAALRYVDRLAGHDASFRQLAVVRTEMYRRLASVAPAGLGTTGRGDLMTRLVTDTDRLQDLPIRVVGPLVSAGVTALLSVVAVALVSVPAALVLLVALVLAAVLGSVVTASIARRSDEETAADRGRVADLVLDTVRTLDVFAAYGTLDERLAHIAALDARVTRAVRRRATVESLVGASVGLIGGAAVIGILAAGAPAVVTGALDGPLWALAVFVPLALFEVVGAVPLAVLTYRRVRAAADRVERVVPAVTPDGIVQEPAADAEPASLVVDGPVAVSVSGLTVRWPGAVDAAVDDVSFDLLPGEVVVVQGPSGAGKSTLVDALVRFVEYRGSYTIDGVEARTMHPDAVRARVGLIEQDPFVFDQSIRQNLLFARETATDDDLLGVLDRVGLGAWVERRGGLDAAVGERGALVSGGQAHRLALARALLHAFPVLVLDEPTADIDPDLGDAVLRDLVTTARAAGRTVVVVSHVPVPPDLVDRTIRMRDGRIAA, encoded by the coding sequence GTGACCGGCCAGGAGGCTCGTGGCGGCTCCGTCCTGCGGCTCGCGATGCCGCGCGGTGCCGGGTGGGGCAAGGCGGTCGCCTCCGGCTCGCTCAGCGCGCTGTGCGCTGTGGCCCTGCTCGCGGCGAGCGGGTACCTGATCACCCGGGCGGCGGAACACCCGCCGATCCTCTACCTGACGCTCGTCATGGTCGGGGTCCGGGCGTTCGCGCTCGGTCGGGCGGCGCTGCGGTACGTGGACCGGCTCGCCGGGCACGACGCGTCCTTCCGGCAACTCGCCGTGGTCCGGACCGAGATGTACCGCCGGCTCGCGTCGGTCGCGCCGGCGGGCCTCGGGACCACCGGACGCGGTGACCTGATGACCCGCCTGGTCACCGACACCGATCGGCTGCAGGACCTGCCGATCCGCGTCGTCGGTCCGCTCGTGTCCGCCGGTGTGACCGCGCTGCTCTCGGTCGTCGCCGTCGCACTGGTGTCCGTCCCCGCCGCCCTCGTGCTGCTCGTGGCCCTCGTGCTCGCCGCCGTCCTCGGTTCCGTCGTCACCGCGTCGATCGCGCGCCGCAGCGACGAGGAGACCGCGGCGGACCGCGGGCGCGTCGCCGACCTGGTCCTGGACACGGTGCGGACGCTCGACGTGTTCGCCGCCTACGGCACCCTCGACGAACGGCTCGCGCACATCGCCGCGCTCGACGCCCGGGTCACCCGTGCGGTCCGCCGTCGGGCCACGGTCGAGTCGCTCGTCGGGGCATCGGTCGGACTCATCGGCGGTGCCGCGGTGATCGGGATCCTCGCGGCCGGTGCACCAGCGGTCGTCACCGGCGCGCTCGACGGACCGCTCTGGGCGCTCGCGGTCTTCGTCCCGCTCGCGCTGTTCGAGGTCGTCGGGGCGGTCCCGCTCGCGGTGCTGACGTACCGGCGGGTGCGGGCGGCCGCAGACCGGGTCGAGCGGGTGGTCCCCGCCGTCACGCCGGACGGGATCGTCCAGGAGCCCGCTGCCGATGCGGAGCCGGCGTCCCTCGTGGTCGACGGTCCCGTCGCGGTGTCCGTGTCCGGGCTGACCGTCCGGTGGCCGGGGGCGGTCGACGCCGCCGTGGACGACGTCTCGTTCGACCTGCTCCCCGGCGAGGTCGTCGTGGTCCAGGGGCCGAGCGGCGCGGGCAAGTCGACGCTGGTGGACGCGCTCGTGCGGTTCGTCGAGTACCGGGGCAGCTACACGATCGACGGGGTCGAGGCACGGACGATGCACCCGGACGCCGTGCGCGCCCGGGTCGGACTCATCGAGCAGGACCCGTTCGTGTTCGACCAGTCGATCCGGCAGAACCTGCTCTTCGCGCGGGAGACCGCGACGGACGACGACCTGCTCGGTGTGCTCGACCGGGTCGGCCTCGGGGCATGGGTGGAGCGCCGTGGTGGTCTCGATGCGGCCGTGGGGGAGCGCGGTGCCCTGGTCTCCGGCGGGCAGGCGCACCGGCTCGCGCTCGCCCGGGCGCTCCTGCACGCGTTCCCCGTGCTCGTGCTCGACGAGCCGACGGCCGACATCGACCCGGATCTCGGCGACGCCGTGCTGCGCGACCTCGTGACCACCGCCCGGGCAGCAGGGCGGACCGTCGTGGTCGTGTCGCACGTGCCGGTGCCGCCGGACCTCGTCGACCGGACCATCCGGATGCGCGACGGCCGCATCGCGGCCTGA